The stretch of DNA cgcgaagagaaggggaagaatGCCTGATTACGTATATCAGCGTGGCTGTGCTTGGGAGAATGACCACGACGATAGCGAAACACGATGGCGTCGGACTGTTGGGCTTTGGCGCTTCCGCAAATGTGCTACCGTACGTTGGCGCGCGCCTGTGCCTTAGTTGATGGGAGAGGAAGGAcacacaacagagagagcagaCCACGAGAATGGGGGCCCATTCGTGAGCAAAAGAGACGTCTGGTGTGAATCGCTGTCAAGGTGCATGAGTGaagaggggtgagagggCGACTGCACAGGTGTGCTAGTAGGGGTGTCTCTGCATAGATGTGTGTATGGCAGTGCTTACACAGGGAGTTAGTGGGTGCCCGCGCCACATTAGGGCAAGCGCGCCAGAGCTTTTtgctcgcctccccccttactCCTCAAGGCGGTGaccccttcccctcaccCAACCCGACGCTAATCCGTGTCTCCCGTTCCCTTTCTTTCGATGTTGTCAACGCCGATGGTGATGACAACGAAAGTGCGCAAGTACGCACGacaaggaggggagggggagtggcgACGtggaaggggtggtggtggagcgaggcacggagagagggaaagagcgagagagacttGATCTACTGTTCAGCAGAGAGACACTAAAGGAGTACATAAATGTTGTTTGCTTATTTCTATgggtacgcgtgtgtgtgtgggtgggggggggggtagtggCCCATGACTGTAATGCAGATGGCACCTCTGTAGCACACACAGGTCGGTAGACACAGAGGTGTGCCTCCTCGTACGTGCGCGCACGCCGTTCGTACtactcatcctcctcctctggctGTCTGCCACatctgctctctccctccattAGTGAGAGGGGCCCAAGGCTATTCCGACAGTTGCCGCCGTCCTCTACACTGACATCACTGTCGTCGTCAGCAATTTCCAAACCATCGCTGTCCACCACGGCAGCCGTGTTGTAGCCACCAGCATCGTCATTATCATCATCAGTTTCGTCCGTGTCGTCCGCAGCAGAgctcgacgaggaggagagcagtcCACAACACCGCAAGCACGTCACATAGTAGCACGACCGCTTTGgtttcacctcctcttcttccatTCCAGCGTAGGTGTCGCGGATGTGCAGCAGTCGGGCCCCGGACGCGTCCATCTCCAGATAGCGCGGGTCTAGGCAATCAaagcagaaggagcgaggGCACGTGTCACACATGAAGATGGCGCCGTCGGCGGCCTGCTGCTTGCCACACGAAAAGCACTCATGCCGCGGGCACGACCAGAGGCGCTTCACCGTCTCTCCCGACCTCGGCGGCCGCTTGCCGATACAGGCGGCGTGGTAAGCCTTGGGACACACCGTGCAGTGCAGTAGCGGCTCCATGGGATGCATGACATCCCCACAAcagaagcagcggtgcgtcTGCTTGGGCGGTGAGGCCagtgcgccgccaccgccgcgcattaccgcagccgccgcagaaCCGCGCAGCCTGTTCGCTTCCACATGCAGCAGGTCCTTCACCATAGCGTCTTCCGCGGATAGGCTACCGCTaccgctactgctgctgccatccgCTTCGTCGGAGGGGCGCAGAAGAGTCGAAGAAGAAATAGGCGATCCGTccgcctgctgcttcgcgcGGTGCTTTTCTTCGAACCGGTGAAGCACTTCACGAATGTCGTCAGCGGTTATGCGTGGGgtgtcggcgccgtcgttggTTGTAAAGCGGCCACGCCCACGCGCACCGTGACGCTGGCCTCCTTCGACGATGAAGTCGCCAAGGTACGCCTTCCGAGCCGCAATGTCGCGGATGTGCTCCTCGATGGTGCCCTGCAGACACAAGcgatacacacgcacgacacGTGTTTGACCGATGCGGTGCGCCCGGTCCGCTGCCTGCCGGTCCAGCTGCGGGTTGAAGTGCGCGTCGAAGAGAATTACGGTGTCAGCGCCGGTGAGGgtgacgccgacgccgcctgcagtggtggtgaccaaaaaaagaaagcacgAGGATGCGGGGTGGTTGTAGCGCAGCATCGCCAGCTCCCGTTCGACGCggttgcagctgccgtccAGTCGCTCGTAGCTGTGGCCGCGCAGCTGACACACAGCCTCGAGCAGATCCAGTGTTGTTGTGAAGTTTGAGAAGATCAGGCATCGATGTCCTTGTGCcttcagctgcggcagcagtgtgTCGAGATAGCGCATCTTGGCGCTGGGGTCTATGAGGTGCGCCGCATCCATGGGCACTCCGGCGGCTCGCATGCGCTTCTCGATCGGCTCCTGTGACCCGTTCGTGCGCCCCTTGTCCGCCAacaggcgcagcgccagcgggtGGTTGCACACAGCCCTCTGGTGGCTGAGGTGGCCATGCAGCTGATGGCCACTGCTACTCTCCTGCAGAGCATGTGCCGTCAGCAGGGAGAGCAGCTGTAGCTGTACGTAGGTCGGCACCAGCTTCGTCAGCGGCTCGTCTACGCGAGGCGGGATGCCGAGCTCCATGTCTGCCttggtgcggcgcagcatgaTATACTGCAGCACCTTGGCACACTCCTCTGCTTGACGCACCGGGTCTCGCACGCCTGGGTCGTAGGCCGCCATGAGCCAGGGGTAGAGAAAGCTCATAAGGCTCCACACTTCCTGCACATTGTTGTGCACCGGCGTGcccgtcaccgccacccgGTAGCACGCCGTGAGTTTCCGTGACGCGGACGTGATGGCCGTGTCATGTGCCTTGAGAACATGCGCCTCATCCACTACAACCGTCACCCATGCCCGCTTGCGGAAGACGCGCTTGTCGAGAtgaagcagcgccggcgtcgtCACAAACACGGCGTGGCGGTTGTGGCGgccggcgctggtggcggcCCGGGTGCGGCGCTCGCCGTGGTACTTCACCACCCGCAGCTGTGGTGCCCACCGCGCCAGTTCACGGGTCCAGTTTGTcagggtggagagaggggcaacaATGAGGTGTGGGCCGTCGatgttgtgcagcagcttcaggGAGTGCAAGAAGGCGGACACCTGCGCCGTCTTGCCAAGGCCCATGTCATCACCGAGGATCGCTGACATGCCGCGATGGAAGTGGCTCAGAAGAAACTGGACGCCCTCCATCTGATAGGAGCGCAGGGTGCACCCCGGCAGGGCCCCCACCGTCTCGCTCGTAATGACGGGCAGTGCGGCGTGCAGCACCGGCCGCAACTCAtcgtcggcggcgatgcggtTCAGCGCACGGTCCTTGAAGAAGGGCTCGAAGGCGTCGAAAAGCtcggtgctgtggtgcagctCCCACTCGAACTGGCGTTGGAAGTGACGTGCGATGGTCTCTCGCGTTGCTGAGGACGGCGTCTGCCAGGGGAGGCTGCgcaccgcacacgcaccgctgGAGGCTTCCACGGTAGCGCCACCTCTATGCCCGGGCcacgacggcgacagcggcggcgagggagtctgctgcgcgcgtgccaCGTCCTGCATTGTGGCATCCGCCTCCCGCACCTGCCTCGCCTTCTGCgagcccagcagcagcgtgagctcatcatcgtcgtcctccgaggcggcgcggcgagTGAGGAGTCGCTTTGCCGCCGGCGCGTCCAGCGCCGGCTCAGGCGGAGCTGAagagggcggcgccgccactgccgtctcACGAGGTCTCTTCAACGGCGCCACACCTCGGTGTGTGCTTTCCGACGAAGCAGTGGCGGCCATTTCCTCCGTTGCACCAGTGTCCCACAGCTGCTTAAGTGCACCATCTTGAGCGCCAGCTGCGTTCGGCGAGCCGCATGCCGGTTGAAACGGCCCTTCGGCCGCGTCTCCGGACGATCGACCGCCGCCGTTTGAAGTTGGGTGACCCCTGTCATCGCTGCGGTGCTTGGACAAGGTGGCGTTGGCTGGTGtcaccaacacacacgctcttgtggcggaggaagagagcgttGCTTTCTCCAACTTGCCTCCCTTTGGGCTTCGGCCGTTGCCTGCCTGCAGGAAATTGGCGAAGTAGTTGTCAAGGTTCatgatgtgtgtgtgtgtgtgtgcgtgtgtgcttgcgGGGAGTGAGAGTTCCGACCTTGCTGACGCTGAGTTGCGTGCCGATGAGCACCTCGACACGACAAGCAGCTTGAGTAGCACTGCGATGCGGCTGGCAGGCGCTCTGGTCGGAGTTTCGTCCACAGTTTTTCGTGTTTTACAAGCTGTGATAAGGACTGCCTctggggggaagggaaagagggaaggagagaggaggcacgtTAGCACAGACACGATGCCTTGAGCCGCTGATGAAGTTATGCCAGACTGGATGACCCCATGGGTAGGGGACGGCGGGAGGAGTGACGAGACGAACGCAAGACGCGTATGAGCCTTCAtagggaagagagacaaaaatGATGAGGGAAACAGGCGAGGCGACGTGTATGCGCGCGTCAGACGACCGTCGCACCAGGCCTAGCAGTGTcctggagagagggagggccTCTTGCGTATTGTGCAGCATGAAGGCAGCGGCATTGCATGCACAGGATTGGCGAGCACctacagcaacaacagctgAGGGGCTGTCACGGCGGAAGATGCTGAGGGGAAGCAAAAAGGCGCGGTGTCAACTCTtgttgcctcctcctccgttcCGCTGCTCCTCACAAGCCGTCTCACCTCTTGCAAGCCTCGTTTGAGTTTTTTCCGCTTCTTATTTGCTGCTCTGTACACTGAGGCATCGCTGTgaaggaggggtggcgcCTTATGTAACCGATCAGCTCGCACTTTCTCGCCTGTCGCTTACCCATTCATACACTAGCTCACTCACTCATTCtccgtgcgcatgtgtgtggggggaggggggggaggcgccaAAATCAAACAACCCACAACAGCGTGTATACGTGCAGACGAGCCGCACGGCGTAATGAAGAGGGGGCGGGCGCAGCGTGCAAAACGCTCTATAGGAGCTACACCCACGGCGAGAAAGCTCGGTGCTAACAACAGGCTAtcaaggagggaagggggtggggagaggggaaggcgtAGATGTGCGCACCCCGTGCCACCCACGATgtacccctctctccctcgttccCCGTTCTGCACCCAAACACGTACAAGTGAACACGACCCTCAGCAAACCACGCAGGTCCCGTGAGGGTACAGACAATGATGCATTTTGCCTCGCCACTATCACTGCCATCatggcctcctcctcttttacCGTTCCTGTCTTTCTCGCGTACGGGTGGATCCCACAGCAGCCTTGACGCGCGCATTCAGCGAGacgaagggagagggggagggggagggaccTTGTTCGCTATCAACGCTGCCATCATCATTGAGACTCATCACgaccgcccccctccccccacacccatATATGTCGGCATGTTTTACCAGCTCGTGTTGTTATTCAGCTCTTCTCGTGTACTCACACGACTCAGGAGAACAGTAATGTCATCCGGCTTACCGCCCTTGGCGTCAGTTTGCCCAAACTGGCGCAGCATCGAGGCCCACGGAGAGTTGGTCTCCGGGTTCACAGAGGTCTTGTAGGCGTCAGTTATAATGCGCTGCGCGACACGGTAGGGGTCGATGTACTCGATCTTCTCGTCCGCCAAGATGCCACTGAGGAGGAAACCCACTAGCGGGATCTTGGCGATGGggctctcctccaccttgccGATCCACCCGGCGTCCGCGGCAAGCTCGGAGTTAAAGCGGTTGTCGAAGAGGCCGTCGGTGCCCATCACAATAACGTCGCcctcctgcacctgcacCGACTCGCGCACACAGTCCTGCACTCGGTCAGAGAACGCGCGCCCCACCATCGACCGgggcagcactgccagcTGGAATGGCGCATTGAAGCCGTGCACCTTCTCGTGTACGCGGAAGTGCAGGTCTCGGTtgcgcaccaccatcacgccgctgtcgcccaGGTTGGCCACGTCAAGTGTGTGGCTGCCGTCATCCTCCTTGCGCAAAGTCGCCACGCaggccgtgctgctgcccacctTGACAACGCCGTCCTTCACTACTTTGGTGTACGCGGCATCAAGGATCTTCTCCGGGTCGCACTCACCACGGTGTGTCTCCGCAAACAGCTTCGCGTTCTCCATCAACGCGTTGGCGAACAAGGAGGGGTCGACGCCTTCAGAGCGCCAGCCGCCGACACCGTCAGCGACGCCGATCACCTTGTAGTTGTTCGCTACAAAGAAGCTGTCTTCGCCGCAGTCGAGCTCGATGAAGCTCGTGCGCTTGCGCCAGCTCACTGACTGCCGCCGCTTGCGCTCGTCCACGTCGCTGCGGTACATCTTCTGCGGGGTTGGTTTCGCCTTGCAGAAGGCCCAGCTCTGCAGTACCAGCTCTGTCGGGTCCTTCTCATCCTCTGGGGCCTCATCCGGGGGCGTACCCCACGAGGTCACATcgtcggcgctggtgcaggcTAGAGCCTGCGCGCTTGGCTGTCCGTTCGGCAGTAGCGGTGTACTGTGGAGAGCACCCATcgctgtgcgcgcgcgtACGACTattggaggagggggggaggggaaggagagaacgagagtaCGAACGGGCTTCTGATCGCACACTAGTGCGCAGTGTCGCAGGAGTGATACTCACTGACTCGCTGATGCGACTCAAGTCCTCGAGAATATGACGTGTGACCTTCACACGCAAGACCCAGAGACAAACAGGTACAAAAATACACAAGCGATGCACCCTGGCATCTGTTGGACAAGACACTGCTCAATAGAGGGaacgagaacgagagaggaggtgcggcaAAGAGGGGGTTGGTGGGAGCGGGAGGGCGGGCGGGCaagcgagcaagagaggggggctcggcacaacgcacacacagactgACTCTCTGCCTCTGGGAATTGGCGTCCCAAACTTCGCTGGGGCGACCACATTGGAGATCGGCACCCCCCTTTGGCGCGCATCTCGAGTTCATGAGATGACTCGTACGTTGGTCATC from Leishmania panamensis strain MHOM/PA/94/PSC-1 chromosome 25 sequence encodes:
- a CDS encoding helicase-like protein, putative (TriTrypDB/GeneDB-style sysID: LpmP.25.2130); translated protein: MAATASSESTHRGVAPLKRPRETAVAAPPSSAPPEPALDAPAAKRLLTRRAASEDDDDELTLLLGSQKARQVREADATMQDVARAQQTPSPPLSPSWPGHRGGATVEASSGACAVRSLPWQTPSSATRETIARHFQRQFEWELHHSTELFDAFEPFFKDRALNRIAADDELRPVLHAALPVITSETVGALPGCTLRSYQMEGVQFLLSHFHRGMSAILGDDMGLGKTAQVSAFLHSLKLLHNIDGPHLIVAPLSTLTNWTRELARWAPQLRVVKYHGERRTRAATSAGRHNRHAVFVTTPALLHLDKRVFRKRAWVTVVVDEAHVLKAHDTAITSASRKLTACYRVAVTGTPVHNNVQEVWSLMSFLYPWLMAAYDPGVRDPVRQAEECAKVLQYIMLRRTKADMELGIPPRVDEPLTKLVPTYVQLQLLSLLTAHALQESSSGHQLHGHLSHQRAVCNHPLALRLLADKGRTNGSQEPIEKRMRAAGVPMDAAHLIDPSAKMRYLDTLLPQLKAQGHRCLIFSNFTTTLDLLEAVCQLRGHSYERLDGSCNRVERELAMLRYNHPASSCFLFLVTTTAGGVGVTLTGADTVILFDAHFNPQLDRQAADRAHRIGQTRVVRVYRLCLQGTIEEHIRDIAARKAYLGDFIVEGGQRHGARGRGRFTTNDGADTPRITADDIREVLHRFEEKHRAKQQADGSPISSSTLLRPSDEADGSSSSGSGSLSAEDAMVKDLLHVEANRLRGSAAAAVMRGGGGALASPPKQTHRCFCCGDVMHPMEPLLHCTVCPKAYHAACIGKRPPRSGETVKRLWSCPRHECFSCGKQQAADGAIFMCDTCPRSFCFDCLDPRYLEMDASGARLLHIRDTYAGMEEEEVKPKRSCYYVTCLRCCGLLSSSSSSAADDTDETDDDNDDAGGYNTAAVVDSDGLEIADDDSDVSVEDGGNCRNSLGPLSLMEGESRCGRQPEEEDE
- a CDS encoding hypothetical protein (TriTrypDB/GeneDB-style sysID: LpmP.25.2140) translates to MGALHSTPLLPNGQPSAQALACTSADDVTSWGTPPDEAPEDEKDPTELVLQSWAFCKAKPTPQKMYRSDVDERKRRQSVSWRKRTSFIELDCGEDSFFVANNYKVIGVADGVGGWRSEGVDPSLFANALMENAKLFAETHRGECDPEKILDAAYTKVVKDGVVKVGSSTACVATLRKEDDGSHTLDVANLGDSGVMVVRNRDLHFRVHEKVHGFNAPFQLAVLPRSMVGRAFSDRVQDCVRESVQVQEGDVIVMGTDGLFDNRFNSELAADAGWIGKVEESPIAKIPLVGFLLSGILADEKIEYIDPYRVAQRIITDAYKTSVNPETNSPWASMLRQFGQTDAKGGKPDDITVLLSRVSTREELNNNTSW